The Aspergillus nidulans FGSC A4 chromosome VIII genome contains the following window.
CTTTTGCCGGCGCGAGTAGTTCGCGTGCTGGGCCGCGCCGTGGCACATCTCTAGCACGAAGTCTGTGACGATTTCGTCAAGCACACGGACAGTTTCAGGAAGGGGCTCGGAAGGAAAAGACGGATGAGGCGCTGGATCGCCATAGGCtaggaggagaaggcgcaCTACGATTAGACTAATTAGTATGAAAGTCACAAAAATTACAGGCCTTACgggaagacaagaagaaccaaCATTCCGATGGAAAGTTCATCTGCCCTTTGTGCCTAGCGGCACGGGCTCTAGGTtcggccatcttcttctttgtttCAAAAGCTGCTTCGTCCTCGCGGATATTGCACGCAGAACTGGGTTTGAATGCCGGTTGATTTCCGGCGCAAATTAAGTTGCTGATTTGTCGATTCAACGACCAAGAGGAAGCGAGCACTGTAAGCACATCACCGGGATCGAATTGGGGAAAGGCCTACAGAAGCCCTAAGGTGCGATGAAGCAGTTCCCGATTGTGGTGAGAACGGCTAGGATATATGGCGGAATTAAGGGTCGGGTCTATAGAGGCAGCGGCGAACCCTGCCCGCCGGCGGTGAGAGCCGTCGTTGCATGCATCACGGCAGAACGCTGAACACTTAAGATGTACTGCGGGATATGTTCTTAAAGACGCCTAAAGTGAGCTACCAGCTGACTCTGCGCCTTGCGAGATAACTTTTTACTTGCTGTCTTGCGCTTACTGTCTTTTGAGGTGCTCTGTTGATCTCGAAATACCTGAGTCGCTCTCCGTGTCGTCAAAATGGTAAGTTAGAACAACACCCATATACTCGCCCAGGCCTAGAGCTACTGAGAAAACAGTGTGCGGTAATACCTTGACAAGTTCACTGATAAGACCTGCAGTCGGCTCTATTCAATTTTCAGtccctcctcctcgtttTCCTTCTCATAATCTGCACGAGTGCATATGCTCATTCGATCATGCCCGGGATCATGGACCGCAACCAGAATGGGTAGACTACTCACTTTAGGTTCATTTACAGGGGAGCTGCTAACCAAGAAATGACAGCTTCTTCGGTATCTTTTGGAAATGCGCTCGAATAGGAGAACGATTGAGCCCATATGTTAGCATATGTTGTGTTCTGATGGCTGTAAGTGCATAAAACAGAGGCGGATTTGTTCAGGAAGTATAGCAGTTCTAATATGCTTGTTATTCaggtctccatcttctttgGTGGTTGAGTGAGACGTGCTTGTTGAGGGAAATGAAACCCTTAAGTaacttggcgttcttggtTGGGACAGTTTTCACTGTCATGGCGTTGTGTTATGAGATTATCTGAATACAAATTCAATTGTAAAGCAGTGAATTGCACCGTCAGCTACTATACATGTATACATATCCCATGCCCGATCTTTGATCGATTGTTAGTAAATATGCTGCGAACCCACTGAACGCTAAAGAGCACGACATCACCATTAAATCAATATATGTCATAAAAAGTGAACAAGAGTGATGGGTATCTTATTGCCTTGGGGTTGTCTTTAATCTTTGGAGACCCTGCTCAAGGAGTGACTCTACATTCTCCCTACTCCCCACGGCATTCCAATCACTTCCCAACGTGCCCTTCTGGAATTCGGCCCGATCCAACTCATCAATAGCAACCCAGAGCCGCTCCGGATCTCGTAGGTAGCGTAAAGGGTTTAGGGTAAAGCTGTCCGGCTTAATGCCTTCAGACTCCATTTGCTTGAATGCTCGCGCGAGCGCGGGGACGTTTTGCGAGTTGGCATAATTGTTGATAATCATGTTCCAAACATCTATGTCGTAACGAACCCCGTGTTTGTCCATCATTGCTCTCActttctcagcagcatgcGGTTGCTTGTTGAACACAAAACAGCTCATTAAGAGGGTCCAGGTCCGTACAGTTGGTGGTGTATGTTTGACCTGCCCAATGCCACCGTTCCCAATTTTCTTGCCGTCTTCCTTCGTGAGCCCCTGAAGGGAGGAGCTGTGTTGCATGTCTTCAATAACGCGTACTGCAGGTCGAAGCCCTGCAGGGCTGTTTCGAAATGCTACCAAGAATTCGTTGTAGGTATGATCCGTTGCTGCAAGCGGAGCGATACTTTCATGGCCGCTCAGCACAAATTCCCGAAAGCGAGAG
Protein-coding sequences here:
- a CDS encoding protein kish (transcript_id=CADANIAT00001260) encodes the protein MSALFNFQSLLLVFLLIICTSAYAHSIMPGIMDRNQNGFFGIFWKCARIGERLSPYVSICCVLMAVSIFFGG